A genomic stretch from Desulfonispora thiosulfatigenes DSM 11270 includes:
- the pilM gene encoding type IV pilus biogenesis protein PilM, which yields MFFNRKRLALHIEENKLHIIIYALVKGSYQIEKTQTINYDRQELLDFVGQNQLQKAKVQIVLGGKDVITRSITIPSMPTEEIIKTLRWEIIKYIPLNLEDLIYDYQIVNKDNNQKQEIIQILLVAIKKHIIEQHCDFIANVGLVPYIVDTEGTIFKYIFKYLKSKKEKNACLIFLNNQRGIFSFIVNKKVFFVHNFEIKTEMTKEIVNEYEGVLTFLKNQFNLEDIHRIYLFGNQANDHICDLFEKELKLHISRGELSIDKRIILPNVEESKGLPLFSLGLLLRGS from the coding sequence TTGTTTTTTAATCGAAAAAGATTGGCTCTTCATATTGAAGAAAATAAATTACATATAATAATTTATGCTTTAGTAAAAGGTAGTTATCAAATAGAAAAAACTCAAACGATTAATTATGACCGACAAGAATTATTGGATTTTGTTGGGCAAAATCAGTTACAAAAAGCAAAGGTTCAAATTGTCTTAGGTGGTAAAGATGTAATAACACGTAGTATTACAATTCCGAGCATGCCAACTGAAGAAATTATCAAAACCTTGCGGTGGGAAATAATTAAATATATTCCTCTAAATTTAGAAGATTTAATCTATGATTATCAAATAGTTAATAAAGATAATAACCAAAAGCAAGAAATAATACAGATTTTATTAGTGGCGATAAAAAAGCATATAATTGAACAACATTGTGATTTTATAGCTAATGTAGGTTTAGTTCCGTATATTGTAGATACAGAAGGAACAATATTTAAATATATCTTTAAATATTTAAAGAGTAAAAAAGAAAAGAATGCCTGCTTAATATTTTTAAATAATCAGCGAGGGATTTTTAGTTTTATTGTCAATAAGAAAGTCTTTTTTGTTCATAATTTTGAAATTAAAACTGAAATGACTAAAGAGATAGTGAATGAATATGAAGGAGTTTTAACCTTTTTAAAGAACCAATTCAATTTAGAAGATATACATAGAATATATTTATTTGGTAATCAAGCAAATGATCATATTTGTGATTTGTTTGAAAAGGAGCTTAAGCTTCATATTAGTAGAGGTGAATTGTCTATTGATAAAAGAATAATACTTCCTAATGTTGAGGAAAGTAAGGGTTTACCTTTATTTTCTTTAGGCTTATTATTAAGGGGGAGCTAA
- a CDS encoding type IV pilus modification PilV family protein, giving the protein MKSQNGMTLIEIMVVMVIISIALIPMMHMFTFNFQTLSTSKEKYEAILKAQEILEREKNNINTFASNLQSSAIYVRKEDGFISEITVSQKDILYTIAVKVYNENQNVQLITKVGNYHE; this is encoded by the coding sequence GTGAAAAGTCAAAACGGAATGACACTAATAGAAATCATGGTGGTAATGGTTATTATTAGTATTGCTTTAATACCAATGATGCATATGTTTACTTTTAATTTTCAAACTCTAAGTACAAGTAAAGAGAAATATGAAGCTATTTTAAAAGCTCAAGAAATTTTAGAAAGAGAAAAAAACAATATTAACACTTTTGCATCTAATTTACAAAGTTCCGCTATTTACGTAAGAAAAGAAGATGGATTTATATCTGAAATAACAGTTTCTCAAAAAGATATTTTATACACTATTGCGGTAAAAGTTTATAATGAAAATCAAAATGTTCAATTGATAACTAAAGTAGGTAATTATCATGAATAA
- a CDS encoding PilW family protein, whose translation MNNKGFTLLEIMVVILLITFLTTALGGLLVTGVQTFTNFKNQIELQQNLRFALYNLTTEIRKARQILEINEKMIKIKTRNNETFTYELDKDPQATEHLYQISGNNLYRFSPNSKAPIANFIDKIIFKPKEGYQNLEDITYIDITILGFMPSGKKIELNSGVQLKWKSFGSFVKEG comes from the coding sequence ATGAATAATAAAGGTTTTACTTTGCTTGAAATAATGGTGGTGATATTGCTTATTACTTTTCTAACAACTGCTTTAGGAGGATTATTAGTAACAGGTGTACAGACATTTACTAATTTTAAGAATCAAATTGAATTACAACAAAACCTCCGTTTTGCTTTATATAACCTTACCACTGAAATTAGAAAAGCTCGTCAGATATTAGAGATTAATGAAAAGATGATTAAGATAAAAACTCGTAATAATGAAACGTTCACTTATGAATTAGATAAAGACCCCCAGGCAACCGAACATCTCTATCAAATATCAGGAAATAATTTATATCGTTTTAGTCCAAACTCAAAAGCCCCTATCGCTAATTTTATTGACAAAATAATATTTAAGCCTAAAGAAGGTTATCAAAACCTAGAAGATATTACCTATATTGATATTACTATTTTAGGTTTCATGCCTAGTGGGAAGAAAATAGAGCTTAATTCAGGAGTGCAATTAAAATGGAAAAGCTTTGGTTCTTTTGTAAAAGAAGGTTAA
- a CDS encoding PilN domain-containing protein, which yields MDINLLPPKYKSKLSLSKKGIKRILIYLSIFSIIIIGITSYNSYKTALLKKEAILQKKLANLEPGYKSITEYEEKLANNNKVKQITEHINTNKQVWSSLLVDISGCLENGSWLKSLDKKDNKLIIQGNAENFNLISTYAIKLRELTWFKNVDITLAEAFSDPNVSTSNGNKQQEDNKQNFFALKDNKIKLNDNLVTFTIEAELKRQLSFSDSLEGGSK from the coding sequence ATGGATATTAATTTATTGCCTCCTAAATATAAAAGTAAACTTTCCTTGAGTAAAAAAGGTATTAAAAGAATATTAATATATCTTTCAATTTTTAGCATAATTATTATTGGAATAACTAGCTATAATTCTTATAAAACTGCACTCTTAAAAAAAGAAGCAATATTACAAAAAAAATTAGCTAATTTAGAGCCTGGTTATAAAAGTATCACCGAATATGAAGAAAAGTTAGCAAACAATAATAAAGTTAAACAAATTACAGAGCACATCAATACCAATAAGCAAGTATGGTCCAGTTTATTAGTGGATATTTCCGGTTGTTTAGAAAATGGAAGTTGGCTTAAGAGTTTAGATAAAAAAGATAATAAATTAATTATTCAGGGAAACGCGGAAAATTTTAATCTTATTAGTACATATGCCATAAAACTTAGAGAACTTACCTGGTTTAAAAATGTAGATATAACCCTAGCAGAAGCATTTAGTGATCCTAATGTAAGTACGTCAAATGGAAATAAACAGCAGGAAGATAACAAGCAAAATTTTTTTGCCTTAAAAGATAATAAAATAAAATTAAATGATAATTTAGTAACATTCACTATAGAAGCTGAGTTAAAGAGACAGCTATCATTTTCAGATTCTCTAGAAGGAGGATCTAAATGA
- a CDS encoding GspE/PulE family protein: protein MYAKSNQYNNESNSKNEITSELENSITLEDMSIISIVNDIISSAVRKGASDIHIEPTEEDLKIRFRIDGMLQEYLGLPKEKILPLVSRIKLIGQMDIAERRLPQDGRVQIEVEENKIDLRISSLPTIFGEKLLVRILDKRQDLLHISKLGFSKIQLERFKEIINYPYGLILVTGPTGSGKTTTLYAALNYIGSIHKNIITIEDPVEYVLKGINQVQCNLKAGLDFSKGLRSIVRQDPDIIMIGEIRDQETAKISVRSSSTGHLVFSTLHTNNATSALNRLVNMGVESFLVASSVMAVISQRLVRKVCPSCKESYIPEKTSPEFIFLSKKHTKHEIKLAYATGCSACNYTGFKGRIAIQEVFKVSANERKLLLNGADDETIKKSALNNGLITMEQDGITKALEGITTLSEVIRIT from the coding sequence TTGTACGCAAAAAGTAATCAGTATAATAATGAATCAAATAGTAAAAATGAAATAACCTCTGAGTTAGAAAACAGTATAACTTTAGAAGATATGTCGATTATTTCGATTGTGAATGATATTATTTCTTCAGCTGTGAGAAAAGGCGCTAGTGATATACATATAGAGCCTACAGAAGAAGACTTAAAAATTAGGTTTAGAATAGATGGTATGTTACAGGAATATTTAGGACTTCCTAAAGAAAAAATATTGCCTTTGGTTTCGAGAATCAAACTAATTGGTCAAATGGATATAGCTGAGCGTCGTTTGCCTCAAGATGGTAGAGTACAGATTGAAGTAGAAGAAAATAAAATTGATCTAAGAATTTCTTCTTTGCCTACTATTTTTGGAGAAAAGTTATTAGTTAGGATTTTAGATAAAAGACAAGACTTATTACATATTAGTAAATTAGGTTTTTCTAAAATACAACTAGAAAGATTTAAAGAAATTATTAATTATCCGTATGGTTTAATTTTAGTAACAGGACCTACTGGTAGTGGCAAAACGACGACCCTTTATGCAGCACTTAATTACATAGGTTCTATACACAAAAATATAATTACAATTGAAGATCCTGTAGAGTATGTTTTAAAGGGGATAAATCAAGTTCAGTGTAATTTAAAGGCAGGCCTTGATTTTTCAAAAGGACTAAGGTCAATTGTCAGGCAAGATCCTGATATAATTATGATAGGTGAAATACGTGACCAGGAAACAGCCAAAATTTCTGTACGTTCTTCTAGTACAGGTCATTTGGTTTTTTCTACATTACATACAAATAACGCAACAAGTGCTTTAAATAGACTCGTTAATATGGGGGTAGAGTCTTTTTTAGTGGCATCGTCTGTGATGGCAGTTATATCACAAAGGTTAGTAAGAAAAGTATGTCCTAGCTGTAAAGAAAGCTATATACCAGAAAAGACTTCACCAGAATTTATTTTTTTAAGTAAAAAACATACTAAACACGAAATCAAGCTTGCTTATGCTACTGGATGTAGCGCATGTAACTATACAGGTTTTAAGGGAAGAATAGCAATTCAAGAAGTCTTTAAAGTTTCAGCAAATGAAAGAAAATTATTACTAAATGGAGCTGATGATGAAACAATTAAAAAATCTGCTCTTAATAACGGTTTAATTACTATGGAACAAGATGGAATCACTAAAGCTTTAGAAGGTATCACTACCTTATCTGAAGTTATCAGAATAACTTAA
- a CDS encoding MFS transporter — MFENIKKSSNYKWYVFASVSIGTFMSTLDGSIVNVALPSIADEFQADLKLIQWIPLSYLLIITSCLLFFGKIADTLGKTKVFSWGFIGFMLGSTLCAFSPNIYILIISRVFQGIGAAMIMANSSGIIIDVFPPSERGKALGTVGTIVALGSMTGPPLGGLLTGMVGWSSIFLINIPIGIFGLLGSIYLLPKEKVNKFKSFDFLGAFLWAIGIVSLIYGLSLIEELGITTKVITYIAVGVLGLLLFIKIEFKNNDPLLDLELFKDPIFTTGNIAGLLSFVAMFFANLFMPFYFQEVKGIEANHVGLLMMAFPLSMAFIAPLSGTLSDKFGYRILTTTGMGLMALNLFALSKISATSPTPLIVFAFGVFGVCMGLFQSPNNSSVMGVVPKPKLGIAGGILATMRNLGMVLGIALSVTLFSYRQKFYLDLQVQEKFANALGDTFFFAGFIALIGLVLSFTRAKETKKIKVNVKGS, encoded by the coding sequence TTGTTTGAAAATATTAAAAAATCATCAAATTATAAGTGGTATGTCTTTGCAAGTGTATCAATAGGGACATTTATGTCAACTTTGGATGGTAGTATTGTAAATGTTGCTTTACCTAGTATTGCCGATGAATTTCAGGCAGATTTAAAATTAATTCAATGGATACCTCTTTCATATTTATTAATTATAACAAGTTGCCTATTGTTTTTTGGTAAAATAGCCGATACCTTAGGAAAAACTAAAGTATTTAGCTGGGGTTTCATTGGATTTATGTTAGGATCAACTTTATGTGCATTTTCTCCCAATATATATATATTAATTATTTCTAGGGTTTTCCAAGGAATTGGAGCTGCTATGATTATGGCCAATAGTTCTGGTATTATCATTGATGTATTCCCTCCTAGCGAAAGGGGGAAGGCACTAGGAACTGTTGGTACTATAGTTGCCCTAGGCAGCATGACCGGTCCGCCCTTGGGAGGATTATTAACAGGTATGGTTGGCTGGTCAAGTATTTTTTTAATCAATATACCTATAGGGATATTTGGACTTTTAGGAAGTATTTATTTATTACCTAAAGAAAAGGTAAATAAATTTAAAAGTTTTGATTTTCTTGGAGCATTTTTATGGGCAATAGGTATAGTTAGTTTAATTTATGGTTTATCATTAATTGAAGAATTAGGTATTACAACAAAGGTAATAACATATATTGCTGTCGGTGTATTGGGGTTATTATTATTTATAAAGATAGAATTTAAAAATAACGATCCTTTGTTAGACTTAGAGTTATTTAAGGATCCAATTTTCACCACGGGAAATATTGCAGGACTTTTATCTTTTGTGGCTATGTTTTTTGCTAATTTATTTATGCCCTTTTACTTTCAAGAAGTAAAAGGTATTGAGGCTAATCATGTTGGGTTATTAATGATGGCATTCCCACTTTCTATGGCCTTTATAGCCCCACTTAGCGGGACTTTATCTGATAAATTTGGTTATCGTATTTTAACAACTACGGGTATGGGTCTTATGGCCTTAAATTTATTTGCTCTTTCTAAAATTTCAGCTACTTCTCCTACACCTTTAATTGTATTTGCTTTTGGGGTTTTTGGAGTTTGTATGGGACTATTTCAATCTCCAAATAATAGTTCAGTTATGGGAGTAGTTCCTAAACCAAAACTTGGAATAGCAGGTGGTATTTTAGCTACAATGAGAAACCTAGGTATGGTTTTAGGTATAGCCTTATCTGTAACATTATTTTCTTATCGTCAAAAATTCTATCTGGATTTACAAGTACAAGAAAAGTTTGCAAATGCTTTAGGCGATACATTTTTCTTTGCTGGATTTATCGCTTTAATAGGTTTAGTTTTATCTTTTACGAGAGCAAAGGAAACAAAAAAGATAAAAGTTAATGTTAAAGGCTCATAA
- a CDS encoding TldD/PmbA family protein, which produces MDKKLLKEILDVSLSKGADFAEIFIEEKQTTGISCEEKKIERINSGMDIGAGIRVIAGESTAYTFTNELTKEKLLEIAEVASKVAKGSKKNTSLDFTVPSPVVEFDIEIRPDQVNIDDKVDKIKICDSACRSVDEKIKQVSVGYGDVLQKVTIANSNGVFVEDERIRTRFVCNAIANDGKSIQTGFSSLGGTRGFEIFKHNDPKDLGVEAANRAVLMLSAEGSPSGKMPIVMAAEAGGTMVHEACGHGLEADLVQKGLSVYANKKGEKVASSAVTVVDDATIAHKYGSYRYDDEGNKGQKNVLIKDGILENYMYDYLTATKDKRESTGNGRRQSYQERPIPRMTNTYIAKGNDDPEKIVKSTKHGLFVKKMGGGQVNTTNGDYVFDVAEGYLIENGEITKPVKGATLTGNGPETLQMIEMVGNDLGYAIGTCGKEGQGVPVSDAQPTMKIKELIVGGTLAATDKQISRDFKIKRI; this is translated from the coding sequence ATGGATAAAAAATTATTAAAAGAAATTTTAGATGTTTCCTTATCCAAAGGTGCTGATTTTGCAGAAATTTTTATCGAAGAAAAACAAACAACAGGAATTTCTTGTGAAGAAAAAAAAATAGAGCGAATCAATTCTGGTATGGATATTGGAGCAGGTATAAGAGTTATTGCAGGTGAAAGCACAGCATATACATTTACAAATGAATTGACTAAAGAAAAATTGCTAGAAATAGCGGAAGTTGCCAGTAAAGTAGCAAAGGGAAGTAAGAAAAATACATCCTTAGATTTTACTGTTCCAAGTCCAGTAGTAGAATTTGATATTGAAATTAGGCCAGATCAAGTAAACATTGATGATAAGGTTGATAAAATTAAAATTTGTGATAGTGCTTGTCGCTCAGTTGATGAAAAAATAAAGCAGGTTTCAGTGGGTTATGGAGATGTTTTACAAAAGGTTACTATTGCTAATAGTAATGGTGTATTTGTAGAGGATGAGAGAATTAGAACTAGATTTGTTTGTAACGCTATTGCAAATGATGGAAAGAGTATTCAAACAGGATTTTCTTCCCTAGGTGGTACTAGAGGCTTTGAAATATTTAAGCATAATGATCCTAAGGATTTAGGTGTGGAAGCAGCTAATAGAGCTGTTTTAATGTTAAGCGCAGAGGGATCTCCAAGTGGTAAAATGCCAATAGTTATGGCAGCTGAAGCAGGAGGAACAATGGTTCATGAAGCTTGTGGTCATGGTTTAGAAGCAGATTTAGTACAAAAAGGACTATCTGTTTATGCTAATAAAAAAGGTGAAAAGGTTGCTTCTAGTGCGGTAACTGTAGTAGATGATGCGACAATTGCTCATAAATACGGATCATATAGATATGATGATGAAGGAAATAAAGGACAAAAGAATGTTCTTATTAAAGATGGTATTTTAGAAAATTATATGTATGATTATTTAACTGCAACTAAGGATAAGAGAGAAAGTACTGGTAATGGTCGACGACAGTCATATCAAGAAAGGCCAATTCCGAGAATGACAAATACATACATTGCTAAAGGTAATGATGACCCTGAAAAGATAGTTAAATCAACTAAGCATGGTTTATTTGTCAAAAAAATGGGTGGTGGTCAAGTTAATACCACTAATGGAGATTATGTTTTTGATGTGGCAGAAGGATATTTAATAGAAAATGGAGAAATTACTAAGCCAGTTAAGGGTGCAACACTTACGGGAAATGGCCCAGAGACTTTGCAAATGATTGAAATGGTTGGAAATGATTTGGGTTATGCAATCGGTACATGTGGTAAAGAAGGGCAGGGGGTGCCTGTTTCGGATGCCCAACCTACTATGAAAATAAAAGAATTAATAGTTGGTGGGACATTAGCAGCTACAGATAAACAAATCTCGAGGGATTTTAAAATTAAGCGTATATAA
- a CDS encoding pilus assembly PilX N-terminal domain-containing protein has product MEKLWFFCKRRLNHLLKDEQGSALVFSLFILIMLGIWGGATLTLSTNEYYISNNSLKGIQSYYLAEAGLEEALVNIKNNPTSFENYTNTLETGNYKVTYEQNSENNIVKITSLGQAKEGKKELNAKVEINKTLTEENEAVYEVKLIDWW; this is encoded by the coding sequence ATGGAAAAGCTTTGGTTCTTTTGTAAAAGAAGGTTAAACCATCTATTAAAAGATGAGCAAGGATCTGCATTGGTATTTTCTCTATTTATTTTAATTATGCTTGGAATATGGGGAGGGGCTACTTTAACTTTAAGTACAAATGAGTATTATATCTCAAATAATTCATTAAAAGGGATACAGTCCTATTATCTAGCTGAAGCAGGTTTAGAGGAAGCATTAGTGAATATTAAAAATAATCCTACTTCATTTGAGAATTATACAAATACTTTGGAAACAGGCAATTATAAAGTTACATATGAACAAAATAGTGAAAATAATATCGTGAAAATTACCTCATTAGGTCAAGCGAAGGAAGGCAAAAAAGAATTAAATGCTAAAGTAGAAATAAATAAAACACTTACAGAAGAAAATGAGGCAGTTTATGAGGTGAAGTTAATAGATTGGTGGTAA
- a CDS encoding prepilin peptidase: MTGLVMGRITLFSLDKFWNCSVKILNKFPLLELSSAVIYLGIFYLFGINLAAIFYSLLFSSLLVITLTDLKYYLIPNSIVFGLLILGLAFHLTTRPFNFLNAALSFILAGVFFLILQIFSGGGMGGGDIKLISILGLWFGFPGIALIIFISALIGSVIGIILIMMKFKNRKQGLPFGPFIVFATLIVFLVGDQIWALYLKAF, from the coding sequence ATGACAGGGTTAGTTATGGGGAGAATTACACTTTTTAGCCTAGATAAATTTTGGAATTGTAGTGTTAAAATATTAAATAAGTTTCCTTTACTAGAATTAAGCTCAGCTGTAATTTATCTAGGTATTTTTTATCTATTTGGGATTAACTTAGCTGCAATTTTTTATAGTTTGTTATTTTCTAGCTTATTAGTAATTACTTTAACAGATTTAAAATACTATTTAATACCTAATAGTATAGTATTCGGATTATTAATATTAGGACTAGCTTTTCATCTAACAACTAGACCGTTTAATTTCTTAAATGCAGCACTTTCATTTATTTTAGCAGGGGTATTCTTTTTAATTTTACAAATTTTTTCTGGAGGAGGGATGGGTGGGGGAGATATTAAACTAATCTCAATTTTAGGCCTATGGTTTGGATTTCCTGGGATTGCTTTAATTATCTTTATTAGTGCCTTAATAGGTAGTGTAATTGGGATAATTTTGATTATGATGAAGTTTAAAAACCGAAAGCAAGGCCTGCCTTTTGGCCCTTTTATTGTATTTGCAACGTTAATTGTATTTTTAGTAGGTGATCAAATATGGGCTTTATATCTAAAAGCGTTCTAA
- a CDS encoding prepilin-type N-terminal cleavage/methylation domain-containing protein — protein sequence MGFISKSVLKRQDGFTFLELMIVIIIIGLITSQVSLNVSKLIANYKLKSIAHELISDLRYAQETSITQEGKTKIIFSKDVRKTRLSGYYVQSVKNKNFITDKLIKFPQDIKMDYAKFGNYGQILFISNGKPKANGKVILKNQYGEELYVYVYNRGRFRISTI from the coding sequence ATGGGCTTTATATCTAAAAGCGTTCTAAAAAGACAAGATGGTTTTACTTTTCTTGAATTAATGATTGTTATCATTATTATTGGGTTGATTACAAGTCAAGTTTCTTTAAATGTTTCCAAACTTATTGCTAATTATAAATTAAAATCTATAGCACATGAGCTTATTTCAGATCTAAGATATGCTCAAGAAACGTCCATTACTCAGGAAGGTAAAACTAAAATAATTTTTAGTAAGGATGTTAGAAAAACAAGGTTAAGCGGGTATTATGTTCAGTCAGTAAAAAATAAAAATTTCATAACTGACAAACTAATTAAATTTCCACAAGATATTAAAATGGACTATGCTAAATTTGGGAATTATGGACAAATTTTATTTATTAGTAATGGTAAACCTAAGGCCAACGGAAAAGTAATTTTAAAAAATCAATATGGAGAAGAACTATATGTTTATGTTTATAATAGGGGTAGATTTAGAATATCAACTATATGA
- a CDS encoding type II secretion system protein GspG: protein MWNLGDKVEVAKEAKAKADIKIIETAVELYKMDEGKYPDSLDKLKSKYLKSIPNDPWDNDYKLGKDGTVEASKTENSEDPKKDKE from the coding sequence ATGTGGAATTTAGGAGACAAGGTAGAGGTTGCAAAAGAGGCTAAAGCAAAAGCAGATATTAAAATTATCGAGACAGCAGTAGAATTATATAAAATGGATGAGGGTAAATATCCAGATAGCTTAGATAAATTAAAAAGTAAATATTTAAAAAGCATTCCTAATGATCCTTGGGATAATGATTATAAACTTGGAAAAGACGGCACAGTCGAAGCTAGTAAAACTGAAAATAGTGAAGATCCTAAAAAAGATAAGGAATAA
- a CDS encoding type II secretion system F family protein → MLNFNYKARDKYGNLTRGTIKGNDKNNAVLQLQKLELFIIEIKNVKGTFSFRNLNVNLNFLNSEQLKLKELEVFCRQLAFLLSSGIPILKALEIIINNKTSKRIHKFTKNLINHLHLGLSLGDACALESKKVPLIMTNLITAGEVGGFLDVSLERLADHFEKEIKTRNTIKTALTYPIIIFLISILALNIIFIFVIPIFANILGNIDANLPLGTILVLKLSLILRKYWAVIWILMFSVIFLIYYFVKSIKGKKFLEHLILKTPFLNEFSQKIITTRFCHILAKLLNSGVVLLKALEIGEKTINHTLFKKEIILAQEKIQKGVNLYESLKTSKCIHPLGLQMIAIGESSGELDELLFKVGTKFDQEIDYTAERLPKLIEPILLVILGVIVGTIIIGVLMPMFSAINHLGDY, encoded by the coding sequence ATGCTGAATTTTAATTATAAAGCAAGAGATAAATATGGAAATTTAACTCGAGGAACTATTAAAGGAAATGATAAAAATAATGCTGTTTTACAATTACAGAAACTAGAATTATTTATTATCGAGATAAAAAATGTTAAAGGTACTTTTAGTTTTAGAAATTTAAACGTAAATCTTAATTTCCTGAATTCTGAGCAGTTAAAGCTAAAAGAACTAGAGGTTTTTTGTAGACAATTAGCCTTTTTGTTATCTTCTGGAATTCCAATTTTAAAGGCCTTAGAAATAATTATTAATAATAAAACATCTAAGAGAATACATAAATTCACCAAAAATTTAATTAACCATTTACATCTTGGATTAAGTTTGGGTGATGCTTGTGCGTTAGAAAGTAAAAAGGTACCTCTTATAATGACGAATTTAATTACAGCTGGAGAAGTAGGAGGGTTTTTAGATGTTTCCCTAGAGCGACTGGCCGATCACTTTGAAAAAGAAATTAAAACAAGAAATACGATTAAGACAGCTTTAACTTATCCTATAATTATTTTCTTGATATCTATATTAGCTTTAAATATTATTTTTATTTTTGTTATACCTATTTTTGCAAATATATTGGGAAATATAGATGCAAATCTTCCACTGGGAACAATTTTAGTCTTAAAGCTTAGTTTAATTTTGCGCAAATATTGGGCTGTTATCTGGATTTTAATGTTTAGTGTTATTTTTTTGATATACTATTTTGTTAAATCCATAAAGGGCAAAAAGTTTTTAGAACATTTAATCCTTAAAACTCCATTTTTAAATGAATTTAGTCAAAAAATAATAACTACTCGGTTTTGTCATATACTAGCTAAACTTTTAAACAGTGGAGTTGTCTTATTAAAGGCTTTAGAAATAGGGGAAAAAACTATAAATCATACTTTGTTTAAAAAAGAAATTATTTTAGCCCAAGAAAAAATACAAAAAGGAGTGAATTTATATGAAAGTTTGAAAACAAGTAAATGTATTCATCCATTAGGGTTACAAATGATCGCTATCGGTGAAAGTTCTGGTGAGTTAGATGAGTTGTTATTTAAAGTAGGAACTAAGTTTGACCAAGAAATTGATTATACGGCTGAGAGATTACCTAAATTAATTGAACCAATTCTATTGGTAATCCTAGGGGTTATTGTAGGTACTATAATTATTGGAGTTTTAATGCCCATGTTTAGTGCTATTAATCATTTAGGAGATTATTAA
- a CDS encoding shikimate kinase — MNNKGNIILIGFMGTGKTAVGRRLSSILNMDFFDTDQEIETVTGMTIEQIFKKHGETRFRSEENLMVNKLANKTNCIIATGGGMVLDPVNIDILRNTGVLICLNARPEVIHDRVKRRNNRPLLKKGDTYQNIITLLKEREGLYSCSDYIIDTSDLNFDEIINEILEFLKGQSKAHG, encoded by the coding sequence GGTTTTATGGGAACTGGGAAAACAGCAGTTGGTAGACGGTTATCAAGTATTTTAAATATGGATTTTTTTGATACAGATCAAGAAATTGAGACTGTGACAGGAATGACAATAGAGCAAATTTTTAAAAAGCATGGAGAGACACGTTTTAGATCAGAAGAAAACTTAATGGTAAATAAATTAGCTAATAAAACTAATTGCATAATTGCTACTGGAGGAGGAATGGTTTTAGACCCTGTGAATATTGATATATTAAGAAATACAGGGGTATTAATATGTCTAAATGCAAGACCAGAAGTTATCCATGATAGAGTAAAAAGAAGAAATAATAGGCCTCTTCTTAAAAAAGGAGATACATATCAAAATATTATAACCTTATTAAAAGAAAGGGAAGGATTATATAGTTGTTCAGATTATATAATTGACACTTCTGATTTGAATTTTGATGAAATAATAAATGAAATCTTAGAATTTCTTAAAGGACAAAGTAAAGCGCATGGTTAG